From Bacillus sp. Bos-x628, the proteins below share one genomic window:
- a CDS encoding ORF6C domain-containing protein, whose protein sequence is MSCVTDKQLKVIRGTMQTFCSHLEYDGHGKLHINTIMAFLKKEFGVRKMKDIPQSRFSEALDLIQDFDLYTDKIKIHDRLPERS, encoded by the coding sequence ATGAGTTGTGTCACTGACAAGCAATTAAAAGTGATTCGAGGGACGATGCAGACTTTTTGCAGCCATTTGGAGTATGATGGGCATGGTAAGCTTCATATAAATACCATCATGGCTTTTCTTAAAAAGGAATTCGGTGTGAGGAAAATGAAAGATATTCCACAAAGTCGTTTTAGTGAGGCTTTAGATTTGATACAAGACTTTGATTTATACACCGATAAAATAAAAATTCATGATCGTCTACCAGAAAGGAGTTAA
- a CDS encoding DUF1304 domain-containing protein, which yields MNVLAMILVGIVAFEHIVIMLLEMFFMQSNMAKRSFRLPEHLQGDPNVKVMFANQGLYNGFLAAGLIWGLILGSNPVGYMIQLFFVICVVIASLFGGFTSNKLIIVKQGLPAILALATLLYVM from the coding sequence TTGAATGTTTTGGCCATGATTTTAGTGGGTATTGTAGCTTTTGAACATATTGTCATCATGTTATTGGAAATGTTTTTTATGCAATCAAATATGGCAAAGAGGTCTTTTCGGTTACCTGAACATTTACAAGGAGACCCAAATGTGAAAGTGATGTTTGCCAATCAAGGCCTGTATAATGGTTTTCTTGCTGCAGGACTCATTTGGGGGCTTATTCTCGGATCAAATCCAGTCGGATATATGATTCAGTTATTCTTCGTCATTTGTGTAGTAATAGCTTCTTTGTTTGGTGGCTTTACATCCAATAAATTGATTATTGTGAAACAAGGATTACCAGCTATATTGGCATTAGCAACGCTCTTATATGTCATGTAA
- a CDS encoding type 1 glutamine amidotransferase domain-containing protein, producing MSKKVLLVSTSSKEMNGHPTGLWLEELAEPFHIFKENELDVQIVSIQGGTVPIDKNSIPEGVPAKYQDVYELLQDTTALTDVNPADYDGIFFAGGHGPMIDFASNSLVADAILAISEKNGVVGAVCHGVSAFVDVKGQDGQPFIAGKRITGFTNEEEDAVQLTSKVPFLLETKLREQGAKFEKGEAFAPFAIVDGQIITGQNPGSSEETARLFVKTI from the coding sequence TTGAGTAAGAAAGTTTTATTAGTATCGACAAGCAGCAAGGAAATGAACGGACATCCAACTGGTTTATGGTTAGAAGAATTAGCTGAACCATTTCATATTTTTAAAGAAAATGAGCTAGATGTACAAATTGTCTCCATTCAAGGCGGCACTGTACCGATTGATAAAAACTCAATCCCAGAAGGTGTTCCAGCAAAATATCAAGATGTGTATGAATTACTTCAAGACACAACAGCTTTAACAGATGTCAACCCAGCTGATTATGATGGCATCTTTTTTGCAGGAGGACATGGACCGATGATCGACTTCGCTTCCAATTCACTAGTAGCCGATGCGATCTTGGCTATTTCAGAGAAAAATGGTGTAGTCGGTGCCGTTTGCCACGGAGTTTCTGCCTTCGTTGATGTAAAAGGTCAAGATGGTCAACCATTTATTGCTGGTAAGAGAATAACAGGCTTTACGAACGAAGAAGAAGATGCCGTTCAGCTCACTTCAAAGGTTCCATTCTTATTGGAAACGAAGCTTCGTGAGCAAGGTGCAAAGTTTGAAAAAGGTGAAGCATTTGCGCCGTTTGCGATTGTAGACGGACAAATCATTACGGGACAAAATCCAGGATCAAGTGAAGAAACAGCACGTCTTTTTGTCAAAACCATCTAA
- the tenA gene encoding thiaminase II encodes MTFSTQLRKEAEPLFEAIYQHPFVRGLAAGKLEKEQIIHYVKQDAEYLNAFIKIYAAAISRCTDREDIAFFHQQIAFVLDSETHPHQNLCRVAGVEYDDLQGSPLAPSAHHYIHHMLQVAQEGTLGEIIAVLLPCPWTYWEIGKRLISDVQPNPTHPFYEWITFYGGLTDSVTVELCKRLDQWAEEASKKEKEKMKQHFFLSCQLEYKFWEMAFTVEEWPVQLEVHSS; translated from the coding sequence ATGACATTTTCAACGCAATTAAGGAAAGAAGCAGAGCCATTATTTGAAGCCATTTATCAGCATCCGTTTGTCAGGGGACTGGCAGCAGGAAAGCTTGAAAAGGAACAGATCATTCATTACGTCAAACAAGATGCAGAATACTTAAATGCATTTATTAAAATTTATGCGGCAGCGATCAGCAGGTGTACAGACAGAGAGGACATTGCCTTTTTCCATCAGCAGATAGCTTTTGTACTAGATAGTGAGACACATCCTCATCAAAACCTATGCCGAGTGGCAGGTGTGGAATATGATGATTTGCAAGGTTCTCCTTTGGCGCCAAGTGCTCATCACTATATCCACCACATGCTGCAAGTTGCTCAAGAAGGTACACTTGGAGAAATAATCGCCGTCCTGCTTCCATGTCCTTGGACATATTGGGAAATAGGTAAGCGGCTGATCTCAGACGTTCAACCTAATCCAACTCATCCATTTTATGAATGGATCACGTTCTATGGAGGGCTAACCGATTCAGTAACAGTCGAGCTCTGCAAACGGCTTGATCAATGGGCAGAAGAAGCAAGTAAAAAAGAGAAAGAAAAAATGAAACAGCATTTTTTCTTAAGCTGTCAGCTTGAGTATAAATTCTGGGAAATGGCGTTCACTGTGGAAGAGTGGCCAGTCCAACTGGAGGTGCATTCATCATGA
- a CDS encoding ECF transporter S component, with product MTWKMKEVVLAVILSVVCGVIYLGWSTLYLPITALVGPAGGNIMFGIWVIASPIVAYIIQKPGAAFIAETAAAAVELLTGSHFGLSALLIGVCQGLGAEIAFALFGYKRYHMWILMLSGAFAAVGAMAYSLIANGFGYYTPQVLLMTLVTQIISGMILGGCLAKVVVDALSKTGVLNQYAIMKEKRNKGEQHGFISRVQ from the coding sequence ATGACGTGGAAGATGAAAGAAGTCGTCCTTGCTGTGATTCTATCTGTTGTGTGCGGTGTGATCTACTTAGGATGGTCCACTCTTTATTTACCGATTACAGCACTTGTTGGTCCAGCAGGAGGCAATATCATGTTTGGTATTTGGGTGATCGCTAGCCCAATCGTTGCTTATATTATACAAAAGCCAGGCGCTGCTTTCATTGCAGAAACTGCAGCTGCTGCAGTGGAATTACTAACAGGCAGTCATTTCGGATTGTCTGCGCTATTGATAGGTGTATGCCAAGGACTTGGGGCAGAAATCGCTTTTGCTCTTTTTGGCTACAAACGATATCACATGTGGATTCTCATGCTGTCTGGTGCCTTTGCGGCTGTGGGAGCCATGGCTTACAGTCTTATCGCCAATGGATTTGGTTATTACACGCCTCAAGTTTTACTCATGACACTTGTGACTCAAATCATCAGTGGCATGATACTCGGTGGATGCTTAGCAAAAGTTGTAGTGGATGCATTATCCAAGACCGGTGTACTGAATCAATATGCGATCATGAAGGAAAAACGAAACAAGGGTGAACAGCATGGATTCATTTCTCGCGTGCAGTAA